TGTCGATCGCGGAGGCCAGGAACTGCGCCGCGCCGGGCGGGGTGCGCAGCACCACCAGGTTGCCGGACGCGGTGGCGGAGACCATCAACTCGCCCGCCAGCCGGGCCATCCGGGCCTCGCTGGCGGATTCGCCCATGGGCGCGCGCGGGGTGCGGTCCCCGCCCTCGGCCGGGACGGCGTAGATGAGCGCGCCGTCCCGGTTGCGGATCTTCACCGCGCCGAGCTCGTCGAGGTCCCGGGAGAGGGTGGCCTGGGTGACCACCAGTCCGTCGTCGGCGAGCAGCTTGGCGAGCTGGCTCTGCGAGCGGACGGGCTGGCGGGTCAGCAGGTCCACGATCCGCCGGTGGCGCGCGGTGCGGGTCTGCGGGACCTGCGGCGTGGGGCCTGCGGCGGCGGGCTCGGGGCGGGGTTCGGTCATAACTGAAGATTCTCCTGAAAGACGCTCAGCTGTTCGCGCCGGGGGCGGCTTCGCGGACCGTTCGGAGGATCGCGGGCAGCGCGGCGAGGAAGCTGTCGGCCTGCTCCTCGGTGAGCACCAGCGGCGGGACCAGCCGGACGGCGTCGGCGACGGCGGCGTTCACCAGGAAGCCGGCCTGCTGCGCGGCGGCCTGCACCTGGGCGGCGACCGGCGCGGTGAGCACGATGCCCAGCAGCAGGCCCTTGCCCCGGACGTGGTCCACCAGCGGGTCGCCGATCGCCTCGATGCCCACCCGCAGCCGCTCGCCGAGCTTGGCGGCGTGCTCCAGCAGGCCCTGCTCCTCGATGGTGCGCAGCACGGCGAGGCCGGCCGCGGCGACCACCGGGTTGCCGCCGAAGGTGGTGCCGTGCTGACCGGGCTTCAGCAGCTCGGCGGCCTCGCCGAAGGCGAGCACGGCGCCGATCGGCAGACCGCCGCCCAGGCCCTTCGCGAGCGTGACGATGTCCGGGTCGACGCCCTCGTAGGCCTGGTGGGCGAACCAGTGGCCGGTGCGGCCGACGCCGGTCTGGATCTCGTCCAGGACCAGCAGGGTGCCGGTGGCCCGGGTGATCTCCCGGGCCGCCTGAAGGTAGCCGTCGGGCAGCGGGATGGCGCCGTTCTCGCCCTGGATCGGCTCCAGGAAGACCGCGGCGGTGTCGGTGGTGACGGCGGCGCGCAGCGCCTCGATGTCGCCGAACGGGACGTAGCTGACGTCGCCGGGCAGCGGCTTGAACCCCTCCTGCTTGCCGGGCTGGGCGGTGAGCGCGAGGGCGCCCATGGTGCGGCCGTGGAAGGCGCCCTGCAGCGAGACCAGGTGGGTGCGGCCGGTCAGCCGGGAGATCTTGAACGCGGCCTCGTTGGCCTCGGTGCCGGAGTTGCAGAAGAACACCCGGGCCGGGCGGCCGGCCAACTCGACGAGCTTCTCGGCGAGTTGGATGGTGGTCTCGGCCATGAACAGGTTGGAGACGTGGCCGAGGGTGGAGATCTGCGCCGTGACGGCCTCGACGATGGCCGGGTGCGCGGTGCCGAGCACGTTGACGGCGATGCCGGCGACCAGGTCGAGGTACTGCTTGCCGTCGGCGTCCCAGACCAGCGAGCCCTCGCCGCGGACCAGCGGGATCCGCGGCGTGCCGTAGTTGTGCATCAGCGTGTGCTGGTACCGCTCGATGATGGCTTCGTTGCTCATGCCAGGCCCCCCAGTACGTTGGTCTCGTCGTCGGGCACCACCATGGTGCCGATGCCCTCGTCGGTGAAGATCTCCAGCAGCAGGCTGTGCTGGACGCGGCCGTCCAGGACGCGCGCGGTGCCCACGCCGGAGCGGACGGCGCGCAGGCAGCCCTCCATCTTGGGGAGCATGCCGGTGGCGAGGGTGGGGAGCATCTCCTCCAGCTCGCCGGCGTTCAGCTGGCTGATCACGTCGTCGGAGTTGGGCCAGTCCTTGTACAGGCCCTCGACGTCGGTGAGCACCACCAGCATCTCGGCGCCGAGCGCGACCGCGATGGCCGAGGCCGCGGTGTCGGCGTTGATGTTGTAGACGTGGCCGTCGGCGCCGCGGGCGATCGAGGAGACCACCGGGATCCGGCCGTCGGCGATCAGCGCTTTCAGCGCGCCGGCCTCGACGTTGACGATGTCGCCGACCAGCCCGATGTCGACCTGCTCGCCGTCGACCACCGCGTAGCGCTTGACGGCGGTCAGGGTGTGCGCGTCCTCGCCGGTCATGCCGACGGCGAACGGGCCGTGCGAGTTGAGCAGGCCGACCAGTTCGCGCTGGACCTGCCCGGCGAGCACCATCCGGACCACGTCCATGGTCTCGGGGGTGGTGACCCGCAGGCCGGCGGTGAAGGAGGACTCCAGGCCGAGCTTCTCCAGCTGGGCGCTGATCTGCGGGCCGCCGCCGTGCACGACGACGGGGTGCAGCCCGGCGAACCGGAGGAAGACGACGTCCTGGGCGAACGCGGCCTTCAGGTCCTCGTCCACCATGGCGTTGCCGCCGAACTTGATGACCACGGTCTTGCCGTGGAAGCGCGCCAGCCACGGCAGCGCCTCGATCAGGGTGCGGGCCTTGGGCAGCGCGGCGTTGCTGCGGGCCTGTTCGCCCTTGGGTGCGATCTGCATGACGGTGGGTCGACCCCCCTCGGGTCAGCTGGAGTAGGCGCTGTTCTCGTGCACGTACTCGGCGGTCAGGTCGTTGGTCCAGACACTGGCGCTCGCCGAACCGGCCTTCAGATCGGCGGTGATGACCACCTCGCGGTCCTTCATGGAGACCAGGTCGCGGTCCTCGCCGACGCCGCCGTCCTGGCACACCCAGACGCCGTTGATGGCGACGTCCAGCCGGTCGGGGTCGAAGGCGGCGGAGGTGGTGCCGATCGCGGAGAGCACCCGTCCCCAGTTCGGGTCCTCGCCGTGGATGGCGCACTTGAGCAGGTTGTTGCGGGAGATGGTGCGGGCGACCTCGACCGCCTCGTCCTCGGTGGCGGCGTTCAGCACGTCGATCCGGATGTCCTTGGACGCGCCCTCGGCGTCGCCGATCAGCTGCCGGGCCAGGTCGGCGCAGACGGTGCGCACGGCCTCGGCGAACTCGACCTGCTCGGGGGTGACTCCGGAGGCTCCGGAGGCGAGCAGCAGCACCGTGTCGTTGGTGGACATGCAGCCGTCGGAGTCGATCCGGTCGAAGGTGGTGCGGGTGGCGGCGCGCAGCGCGGCGTCCAGGTCCGCGGAGTCCACGGCGGCGTCGGTGGTGACCACCACCAGCATGGTGGCCAGGCCCGGGGCGAGCATGCCCGCGCCCTTGGCCATGCCGCCGACCGTCCAGCCCGCCGGGGCGGTGACCTGGGCGGTCTTGTGCACGGTGTCGGTGGTCTTGATGGCGATCGCGGCGCTCTCGCCGCCGGTGCCGCTGAGCGCGGCCACGGCCTGCTCGATGCCGGGCAGCAGCTTGTCCATCGGCAGCCGGACGCCGATCAGGCCGGTCGAGCAGACCGCCACCTCGATGGCGCCGATGCCGAGTTCGGCGGCGACCTTCTCGGCGGTGGCGTGGGTGTCCTGGAAGCCCTCGGGGCCGGTGCAGGCGTTCGCACCGCCGGAGTTGAGGACGACGGCGGTCAGTTCGCCGTCGTTCAGCACCTGCCGGGACCACTTGACCGGTGCGGCGTGCACCCGGTTGGAGGTGAACACGCCGGCCGCGGCGTGCTGCGGACCGTCGTTGACGACCAGTGCCAGGTCCGGGTTGCCGGAGGCCTTGATGCCGGCGGTGACGCCCGCCGCGCGGAAGCCCTTCGCCGCCGTGACGCCGGTGTTCGAGTTCTGGGTGTCCGTCACGGTGCGACTCCGTTCAGCGGGAGGCCGAGCTCCTCGGGCAGCCCGAGGGCGATGTTCATGCTCTGCACCGCGCCGCCCGCGGTGCCCTTCACCAGGTTGTCGATCGCGCTGATCGCGATGATCCGCCCGGCGTGCTCGTCCAGCACCACCTGCAGCACGGCCGCGTTCGACCCGTACACCGAGGAGGTGTGCGGCCACTGGCCCTCGGGCAGCAGCTGGACGAACGGCTCGTCGCCGTACGCCCTCTCGTACGCGGCGCGCAGGCCCGCCGGGGTGGTGCCGGGCCTGGCCTTGGCGGAGCAGGTGGCGAGGATGCCGCGCGGCATCGGGGCCAGGGTGGGGGTGAACGAGACCGTGACCGGCTCGCCCGCGAGCGGCGTGAGGTTCTGCGCCATCTCCGGGGTGTGGCGGTGGCCGCCGCCGACGCCGTACGGGCTCATCGAGCCCATCACCTCGCTGCCCAGCAGGTGCGCCTTGGCGGCCTTGCCCGCGCCCGAGGTGCCGGACGCGGCGGTGATCACCGCCTCCGGCTCGGCCAGGCCCTCCGCGTACATCGGGTACATCGCGAGGGTCACCGCGGTCGGGTAGCAGCCGGGCACCGCGATCCGCTTGCTGCCCTTCAACGCCTGCCGGTGGCCCGGCAGTTCGGGCAGGCCGTAGGGCCAGGTGCCGGCGTGCGCGGAGCCGTAGAACTGCTCCCAGTCGGCCGCCGAGCGCAGCCGGTGGTCGGCGCCCAGGTCGACCACCAGGACGTCCTCGCCGAGCTGCGCGGCGAGTTCGGCCGACTGGCCGTGCGGCAGGCCGAGGAACACGATGTCGTGGCCCGCCAGCGTCTGCGGGTTGGTCGGCTCCAGCACCCGGTCGGCCAGGCCGATCAGGTGCGGCTGCAGGGCGCCGAACCGGGTGCCCGCGTTGGACCCGCCGGTCAGCGCCCCGATCTCGACCTCGGGGTGCGCCTGCAGCAGTCGCAGCACCTCACCGCCCGCGTACCCGCTCGCTCCGGCGACGGCAACTCGCAATACCATGGCATTCCCTCCTGAATCCCAGCATGAATATACGCAGCTGAGCAAAATCATGCAAGAACGCCCGCCCGGACCGGCGGCCGGGCCCCCGCCGGGCGAAAGGTGACCCACGTCACACCGCAGTGCTGTCAGCAATCGGGTGACCGTCCCGTTCAAGGGACACCCGAACGAGACAGGAGCACCGCCGTGAAGCACCGCATCGTCGTCCTCGGCGCCGGCTACGCCGGAGCCTTCGCCGCCGGAAACCTCGCCCGCCGGCTCTCCCCCGCCGACGTCGCGATCACCGTGGTCAACGCCGCGCCCGAGTTCGTCGAACGGATGCGCCTGCACCAGCTCGCCGCCGGCCAGGACCTGACCTTCCGTCCGCTCGCCGACGTCTTCGCCGGCACCGGGGTGCAGCTGCGCATCGCCCGCGTCACCGCCGTCCACCCCGACCGCAGGACCGTCACCCTCGGCGACGGGGACGGCGAACTGCCCTACGACACCCTGCTCTGGACGCTGGGCAGCTCCGCCGCCCGGCACGACGTCCCCGGAGTCGCCGAGCACGCCTTCGACGTGACCGGCCTGGCCGCCGCACGGCGGCTGCGCGAACGCCTCGCCGACCTGGAACCGGGCGGCGGCGTGCTGGTCGTCGGCGAGGGCCTGACCGGCATCGAGACCG
The DNA window shown above is from Streptomyces sp. TLI_171 and carries:
- a CDS encoding arginine repressor, with protein sequence MTEPRPEPAAAGPTPQVPQTRTARHRRIVDLLTRQPVRSQSQLAKLLADDGLVVTQATLSRDLDELGAVKIRNRDGALIYAVPAEGGDRTPRAPMGESASEARMARLAGELMVSATASGNLVVLRTPPGAAQFLASAIDTAEVFEILGTIAGDDTVLLISRDAAGGQALADHLMQLAQAKSQ
- a CDS encoding acetylornithine transaminase; its protein translation is MSNEAIIERYQHTLMHNYGTPRIPLVRGEGSLVWDADGKQYLDLVAGIAVNVLGTAHPAIVEAVTAQISTLGHVSNLFMAETTIQLAEKLVELAGRPARVFFCNSGTEANEAAFKISRLTGRTHLVSLQGAFHGRTMGALALTAQPGKQEGFKPLPGDVSYVPFGDIEALRAAVTTDTAAVFLEPIQGENGAIPLPDGYLQAAREITRATGTLLVLDEIQTGVGRTGHWFAHQAYEGVDPDIVTLAKGLGGGLPIGAVLAFGEAAELLKPGQHGTTFGGNPVVAAAGLAVLRTIEEQGLLEHAAKLGERLRVGIEAIGDPLVDHVRGKGLLLGIVLTAPVAAQVQAAAQQAGFLVNAAVADAVRLVPPLVLTEEQADSFLAALPAILRTVREAAPGANS
- the argB gene encoding acetylglutamate kinase, with the protein product MQIAPKGEQARSNAALPKARTLIEALPWLARFHGKTVVIKFGGNAMVDEDLKAAFAQDVVFLRFAGLHPVVVHGGGPQISAQLEKLGLESSFTAGLRVTTPETMDVVRMVLAGQVQRELVGLLNSHGPFAVGMTGEDAHTLTAVKRYAVVDGEQVDIGLVGDIVNVEAGALKALIADGRIPVVSSIARGADGHVYNINADTAASAIAVALGAEMLVVLTDVEGLYKDWPNSDDVISQLNAGELEEMLPTLATGMLPKMEGCLRAVRSGVGTARVLDGRVQHSLLLEIFTDEGIGTMVVPDDETNVLGGLA
- the argJ gene encoding bifunctional glutamate N-acetyltransferase/amino-acid acetyltransferase ArgJ, with amino-acid sequence MTDTQNSNTGVTAAKGFRAAGVTAGIKASGNPDLALVVNDGPQHAAAGVFTSNRVHAAPVKWSRQVLNDGELTAVVLNSGGANACTGPEGFQDTHATAEKVAAELGIGAIEVAVCSTGLIGVRLPMDKLLPGIEQAVAALSGTGGESAAIAIKTTDTVHKTAQVTAPAGWTVGGMAKGAGMLAPGLATMLVVVTTDAAVDSADLDAALRAATRTTFDRIDSDGCMSTNDTVLLLASGASGVTPEQVEFAEAVRTVCADLARQLIGDAEGASKDIRIDVLNAATEDEAVEVARTISRNNLLKCAIHGEDPNWGRVLSAIGTTSAAFDPDRLDVAINGVWVCQDGGVGEDRDLVSMKDREVVITADLKAGSASASVWTNDLTAEYVHENSAYSS
- the argC gene encoding N-acetyl-gamma-glutamyl-phosphate reductase, whose amino-acid sequence is MVLRVAVAGASGYAGGEVLRLLQAHPEVEIGALTGGSNAGTRFGALQPHLIGLADRVLEPTNPQTLAGHDIVFLGLPHGQSAELAAQLGEDVLVVDLGADHRLRSAADWEQFYGSAHAGTWPYGLPELPGHRQALKGSKRIAVPGCYPTAVTLAMYPMYAEGLAEPEAVITAASGTSGAGKAAKAHLLGSEVMGSMSPYGVGGGHRHTPEMAQNLTPLAGEPVTVSFTPTLAPMPRGILATCSAKARPGTTPAGLRAAYERAYGDEPFVQLLPEGQWPHTSSVYGSNAAVLQVVLDEHAGRIIAISAIDNLVKGTAGGAVQSMNIALGLPEELGLPLNGVAP